The stretch of DNA TAATTGGTTCGGTTAGCTTCagtttttgataaattttgagaCCAAATCAATACGTActaattttgcattttcaaaaatcgaTACCGCACTGAGTATCCTCTTAAAtcaatacttttaattttactagTTTCaatccggttcggtccgattttctgatttttaatatatattaaatctataatctcttatacttatatatatatatatattaatatatataaatattagtaatacactaatactattagtatataataatactattggTGTAGCActattactatatgttagtgataatataataattaatatactaatgtatattagtattacaattatatttatcaaaaggaatattctaagaatttattaagccataagctgtaattaatatatattttatctttaaaacatatgatcaaataaatgttcatgtttaagaataaaattttatgttataaattataatataacattgtttcatatataattataatttataaaaatatataattatgggAACCGGTTTGATCTTAGAAAACATAAAATCGAGACCGGACTGgtttttaaaatggaggaaTTGGTCCGAACCCAACCAACCGGTCTGGGTCGGTTTGGGCTGATCTTCCGATTCTTCGGTTGATTTTTACAGCCATACCAATAACTGTAGTTGATCATGCCGCATTTAGTTTAATCAGCTCTAATTgaaacaaaaacagagagaTTTTGGAATGATTTTAAGGAATTAAGTTTAAACACAACATCATATAAGATGAGATCAGAGAGATAAAAAAGGAACTCCTTTTTGCTAGGAATGCTACCTGCACCATACAGTGCGGGATAGCCCCCTCCCCGCCGCTGCATCCCTGGGGCAAGGTACCCCGCCCCGCATTTGGCATGCCAGGGGGCGAGGCGGACTCCCTATCCACCTCGCCCCCCACCCACTTCAATAATAGACTACCGTCCACTAggcaaaaaattattcttgagTTCAaaagtgattaagaaaatatttttgacccaaattgtaaatttaaatttataaatatgactataatttaaaaactatggctagtgtatattttgtgtataagttgtagtgtagtagAGTGAcccttttataaatttttatcacaatacaagtctcacacttaaACAATGTGTGACTCTTATATTATCTTGACAATATATAAAAGGGTCACCTTACCAAATTAAACTTactcaaaatattaaataaaaattctatttaatacatattactatatttatatataaaataaataataaatatttgtaaatatgtatagtataataaatatatttatataataaaatgagaaatattttaaccaaaaatgaattacacaaaaataatctcacaaattgatatggtttcatGTGGTTCGTCAAATtgtacagttatttttattgtaaaatagatttaacggatTACATGAAACTACGTCAATTTATgtaattacttttgtataatctttttgtagttATAATAGTCCTCTAATAAAAGTTCGGAGTGGGGCAGCGGGTTGTGGCGCCACCCTTACCTTTCTCAAAGTGATCTCACCAAACATTATGGAAAGCAGACGCGGCAACACAAGGACGAGATTTTTACCTTCGCTGTGAGGCTTCGGGTAGCGAGAGTTGGGACTTCGAGATGTAAGATGCAGGCCGGTGGCTGACGTGAGGAGGAGGGAGGCTAGGGAGTTGCCAGTGAGCAGAGTCGAAGAAATGAAGGAGGGTTcgaagaaaaatactttttgagtCCACTGAAAGAGTAAGGTTTGGTGGTTAAAGTTAATTCTATCTATCTcaacatatatttaaatatatatatcttaatttatttttatatttttatatttaaataaatcttaataggaattataaaaatattaccatttaaGATGACTTCAACGTCCAATCgcataaaaattcaaattccaagAACTACGACGCCTAAAATGGTTCAgttcttattcaaatttgaattttgatacaATAACTTTAAAATGGACGTGGTCAACAGAGAGAATTTACACCCTTGAatagaattttgaatttttgatacTTTTGCATTTCAAGACTAGAAAAATAGAACCACCCTCGTGTAAGAcgtagggctgcaaacggtccggtccgatccggtccgacGATGAATCGAAAATTTTCGGttcattatttttccggaccggaccggaccgatttttttttttaataattaataaaaaaatttatttaaaatactaaattaaattaagtgacttattaatgtggattatgtaataaacttattaaaaaaatactttatatggtcaatgataataaattagatgaaaattatattattaatttatataattactatataattaactaattgatattatatatttattaattcatagaatattaacaagtgttaatagtatatttaaaattttatattgttaatagtgataggttaaatgaagatatatataaaatattgttaatttatagaatattaacaagtattaataatatatttaaaaatttatattgttaattgtacaattattatatataaattttttttttttttaatttttcattcagtccggtccggtccggtccgaaaaaaccgtggaccgtgaaccggaccgaatgatttcggtcctctaaaatatggaccggaccggaccggaccggaccggtctaagtctcggtccggtccgttcggtccgaccggaccgttaatcacccctatgTAAGAGCATCGATATTAGATTagctattttattctttaaattttaaaaaatatgtaacttttttatttttagctaactattcaaaacttaaagtttacattagattagttatcacactctttataataataaaatattcttattttatatttttatatttttataattaatttttattttttaattaattctattttcataatctcctataatctccaacaatcatattcattttcattttcacaatctaataaacaaaatttaatcatacgatatcaatattatcaaaataattccaTTGATCTTCAATGCAACCAAGCCAATTCTCACAAATATCATCACCAACTAAtgcaaaataagagtaatgaatTGGGTGGTAACCAACATATAAAACTATGAACATCACACCCATATTTgtgatccaaaataacaaaaaatcacaaaatagcaTAGGCTACAATCCCAAAACTCCTCACCAACAAAAGGCTACACATtttcaaaagatgaagattCAGATGGAGATGAAAATCGCTTCCTTGATTTCTTAAAAACCTCTTTTTGAAGATTCAAGAAATATTCTCGTTGCATTCCATTCATGCCAGTAAGATCCATCTTCATTATCTCTATATCGATATTCCTATTCTCCGTAtcatttctcctctttttctccaCTAACAATCGAGCCCTATCAGCATCCAATTTACTAGTCGCTTGTCTTCTTTCAGACATGAAAACAGCTCTATCATTTGTCATGCACGTTAAGGCCTCAACAAATTCTGCATCGTAAGATTCTGCagccttcatttttctttctctttctttctcagtCTTCTTCCCTGGAGGCCTCTCAAAAATAACCTCTACGTTGTCATCTATCGTGTCGTCTCCTAGTGGAGTCGACTCCGCCATAGCAGGGCGTTTCCCATGTGGTTTCCTTCTAGTTGACAACATGGACACGTGTtgctgccattttggttggtgtctcaataGACACCAACAATGTTCCATGTTGTATGTGGCATTCTCAGTCTCTCTATACATGATTTTAGctctttcaatctaaatatgcGAATGTAACAAGAatgtgagaatataattttagcaagaaaatttaaaatgaaatttagttaGAAACCCATACCTTATCCT from Juglans regia cultivar Chandler chromosome 4, Walnut 2.0, whole genome shotgun sequence encodes:
- the LOC108984802 gene encoding glutathione S-transferase T3-like, producing MDTTFDEGPFFTTLLQSDEQGISSTLMTSSHENIGLQVTQLESEKKPPSKKTQRGVSFTVEEDNLLVSPWLNISMDAIRGTNKKYSQMWEKISNYYNEHKKPSMANRSGGSLTNRWSVIQKCTNKFCAAVAQIESLHPSGATEQDKIERAKIMYRETENATYNMEHCWCLLRHQPKWQQHVSMLSTRRKPHGKRPAMAESTPLGDDTIDDNVEVIFERPPGKKTEKERERKMKAAESYDAEFVEALTCMTNDRAVFMSERRQATSKLDADRARLLVEKKRRNDTENRNIDIEIMKMDLTGMNGMQREYFLNLQKEVFKKSRKRFSSPSESSSFENV